The following are encoded in a window of Candidatus Zixiibacteriota bacterium genomic DNA:
- the fliE gene encoding flagellar hook-basal body complex protein FliE produces the protein MKVDLIQQVNNTSGLSDMMRRETIPQAEPPAKENFAGLLKSMVEDVNEIQHDAAELETRFLKGEISDVHQVMIAAEEASVSFKLLMEIRNKLLESYREIMRMHA, from the coding sequence ATGAAAGTCGATTTAATTCAGCAGGTTAATAACACAAGCGGCCTCTCTGACATGATGCGCAGAGAGACTATTCCCCAGGCAGAACCCCCGGCCAAAGAAAACTTTGCGGGACTACTGAAAAGCATGGTCGAGGATGTAAACGAGATTCAGCATGATGCTGCGGAACTGGAAACAAGATTTCTGAAAGGTGAAATATCGGACGTTCATCAAGTCATGATTGCCGCGGAAGAAGCCAGTGTCTCTTTCAAGTTGTTGATGGAAATTCGCAACAAGCTACTGGAATCCTATCGTGAAATCATGCGTATGCACGCTTAA